The nucleotide sequence CGGTGGAGGAACTGTATTTCGTCCCTAATGATCCCGATTGTCGGGTCAATCTGTTGGAACAGCCGGCTGGCGACCGTGCAAAAGTCCAGCAGACGGTCGATAAGTTGCGTGAACAACTGGCGATGGAATTGGAACGCATCCAAGATCCGGTTGCGCCATTGGTACGCGATGTGGAGAATGCTCAGTTGCGTCAGCAGTACATGGAAGGCCAAGACCAATTTGGCGACCAGTTGCGAGGCAAGAAACGCAAACGTGGCAACCAAAAGAAATCATCCAGCACGGCAGGATGAACCGATCGCAACAGCGGCGAAAGAAAGTCAGCTTGATGCACTCGCAGCCAAACTAAGTTTGACTGCTTATTGCTTCAGTGGCCGACAAGACGTTGCATCGCGAGCGTCCACCAAGCCGTGTATAGTTTCGCGGTCCCTTCGTTGGACACACGAACGCGGACAACCTGCTTGCCCTGATGACCGATGATGATGTCATGGTCGATTAGCAAAGCCAACTTGCGCAGGGCAGATCGGAGTTGAAAGAATTGCCGTAACGGTACTCTCGGGAGTTCGCCCACCGAATCGATCCGCAGGGTGCGATCCGGTGTTGCCGTGATGGACATCGACTGAAGTTGCCCAGAAGCATCGAACCGCTCCAGCCGCAATTCGGCATCGATGTCCAGATGAAACTCTGCGTTTCCTGAGCTCGCGGACCTTGGCAAGCTCATGTGCCCTGTGACGTGTCACGAGTGCGAATCTTCAAGACACCGTTCAGTTTCCAATGAGCGTGTTGAACGCTTTGTCCACCCGTTTTCGCAGGCACGTGGACTTCCATGTTTTGGAAATCGTAGGTGATTTCAGCGTTCCGGCCGGTCAAGGCATCATAAAGACCACCGGCAAGTTCGGGCCATGTGTGCGTTGCTGCGTCTGTACTCATCGCTAACCTTCTGTTGTGTGTGAAGAATTTTGTTCGGCTTCCCTTTTCCAGCCACAGCAGTCTATGTCGACAGCAACCCCTGATCTTTCTCGAGTGTTGGTTTGTGGTGCTACCGGATATGTGGGCGGTCGATTGGTGGGACGACTGCTGGAAAAGGGTTACCGAGTGACCTGCTTGGTTCGCAGTCCCGAAAAGCTGACAAAATTCGCGTGGTTTCGTCATGAACGATTGCGTGTCGTGGAAGGCGAACTGGAAGACCCCGCTGCGACCGAAAACGCATTGGCGGATGTGCATGCCGCCTACTACTTGGTTCATTCGATGCAGTCGGCCAAGGGGGAATATGCCAAACGTGATCGAGAGCTGGCTGTTTCGTTTCGGCAAGCCGCGGAAGCCTCGGCTTGCAAACGGATCATCTATCTGGGCGGGCTCGGCGAACTCGGACCTGATCTGTCGCAACACTTGGACAGCCGTCGTGAAGTCGGCGAGATCTTGCAAGCGGGCGCGGTACCAACGACGGTCTTTCGTGCCGCCATGATCATCGGTTCTGGTTCGGCTTCGTTCGAAACATTGCGGTATCTAGTCGAACGGTTGCCCGTGATGGTGACACCTAAATGGGTCAAAACCGAAACGCAACCGGTCGCCATTCGCGATGTGCTGCGATACTTGGTCGAGTGTTTGGAAGTTCCGGAAACGATCGGCCGGACGTTGGACATTGGCGGGCCGGACGTGATGACTTATCAAGAAATCATGCAAGTCATGGCGGAGAAGCTGAAACTAAGGCGACGGATCATCTTTCCGGTTCCCGTGTTGACCCCACGGCTGAGCAGTTTGTGGATCGGATTGGTCACGCCCGTCAGTGCCAGCATTGCTCGTCCACTGGCCGAAGGACTGAAGAACCGGACGGTTTGTCGTAACGATGATTCGGTGCGGCTGATTCCCGGCGAAAGACTGGGGGTCGAATCGGCGATCGATGCGGCGCTGGGAAAAACGAATCGAGGCGAGATCGAGACCCGTTGGTCCACCGCGGGGCAAATGCCGGGCGACCCCGACTGGGCCGGCGGTACGACGCTGACCGATCAACGCCAAACGGTGGTGGAAGGTTCGGCCCAACAAACATTTGCCGAAATACGTTCGATCGGTGGTGCCAATGGCTATTGGGGCGCCGGTTTCCTATGGCACGTTCGCGGCTGGATGGATCAAGCGATCGGAGGCCCGGGGTTGCGACGCGGACGCCGGCATCCGACCGACTTGCACTATGGCGAAGCGGTCGATTTTTGGAGAGTCACCCGATTGATTCCAAACGAACGGCTGACACTACGGGCGGAAATGAAATTACCGGGGGAAGCCGAACTGGATTTCCAGTTACAGCCACAGGAAATCGATTCGACGCTGCTGGTAATGACGGCTCGGTTTCGACCGCGGGGCCTGTTGGGGCTGGCCTACTGGTATGCCGTTTACCCGCTACACGGTTTCGTCTTTCCCGTCATGCTGCGAGGAATCGCAAGGAATGTACAGTCGGCCAAGTCACGCTGATTCGGGTGGGCTGGAATACGGATCGGCCCAAAATAACAGGGGTGTGTTTTTGGTCAGTGGTGGACTTGTGTTAATCTTTACTTGTGGTTAACTTGTTAGTGGTTGAAGGAGTCTTTGCAAAATCGATGGAGTGAAACGATGTTGGTTCTGTCTCGAAAAGTCGGCCAAGAGATCCTGATTCCCGAGCTGGGAGTCGTCATTCAGGTGACCAGCACGGGGTCATCGAAAGTCCAATTGGGCGTTCAGGCGCCACGCGACGTTCGAATCTTGCGTGGCGAGCTTGCCGAATCGGATCGGCAGGCCGAGGATTTTTCATGTCGCAAGCCGCGGGCTTCGACCGTTTCCGAATACCTTCGGTCTTCGCCGTCGGGCGAATCCACGACGCCCAAGGACGCGGAGAATGGCGTAGCACGTCGTGTTCGCGAAACGTCGGTCGGTTATCGAATCGATGGTCTTGACGATCAAGAATGGACCACCGGGCTGACGGCAGCGCCGGCAAGTGTTCCCGCTTAGCGTTTCAATTCATGACGCTTGATTTTTTCGTCCATCCGTCGACGTGATGCTTCCAAGTGAGCCGCGTATCCCGGCAACTTGGCCAAGTTCCGGTATTGGTTCGGATCGGAATCCATGTCGTACAGCTCTTCCGACCCATCGACGTACCGCATGTAGGCCCATCGGTCACCGCGATCGGCGAATTCCCAGCCGGACTTGATTCGGTCCAGGGACAAAGCACTGTCACGGACCGACCGCGTCGGATCGTTCAACACGCTGACCAGGCTGACACCATCCAGATCGTTCGGCGCAGCCAGTCCAAGCAATTCAGCCACCGTGGGATAAATGTCGACAAGTTCGACAATGGCATCGGTTTGGCCGCTTGCTAAACCCGGGACCGAGACAATCAGCGGAACCCGTGTGACTTCCTCGTGGAAATTCTTCTTTTGCCAAAGTGTGTGTTCGCCAAGGTGATACCCGTGGTCGCTGGTGAAGACGATCGCGGTGGAATTGGCCAACCCCAAGCGATCCAGTTCATCCAGGATGCGTCCTACCTGTCGATCCATGAAAGTCACCGTCGCATAGTAACCCTGCCACATCCGTTTTTGGTTTTCGGGGTACTGGCCGATCGTGTTATTGCCGTTGCGGGTTCCCCGTAGTCCGGCCGCCGGGATGTCGTCCAAGTCGTTTTCAGGAACATGTGGCGTTTCGATCGAGGACAATGAGTATTGGTTGAAGTAGTCCCGAGGCGCCACCATGGGGTAGTGCGGACGAACGAATCCGACGGCCAAAAAGAAAGGCTGATCGGCATGTTCACGAAGCAATTCGATGCTTTTCGCTGCCGATTTGGCGTCCGGTTGGTCATCGCCGGAACCGTCGTATTGAACTGTCACAAACATGCGGTGCGGCATGCGGGTGGACTGACGATTCTCCGGTGCATCGGTGAAAATGTTTTGATTCAAACAGGCGTAGTCACCCGGCGTGTGGGCTTCGCGACCCGGGCTGTTGAAACGTTCGGTCCAGCACGCTTCGACATCTTCGCCGTTGGTGCCGTCGATGATGTCACCGGGAACACGCATATGAAAGATCTTGCCCACCCGGGCGCTGTAATACCCGTG is from Crateriforma conspicua and encodes:
- a CDS encoding SDR family oxidoreductase; this encodes MSTATPDLSRVLVCGATGYVGGRLVGRLLEKGYRVTCLVRSPEKLTKFAWFRHERLRVVEGELEDPAATENALADVHAAYYLVHSMQSAKGEYAKRDRELAVSFRQAAEASACKRIIYLGGLGELGPDLSQHLDSRREVGEILQAGAVPTTVFRAAMIIGSGSASFETLRYLVERLPVMVTPKWVKTETQPVAIRDVLRYLVECLEVPETIGRTLDIGGPDVMTYQEIMQVMAEKLKLRRRIIFPVPVLTPRLSSLWIGLVTPVSASIARPLAEGLKNRTVCRNDDSVRLIPGERLGVESAIDAALGKTNRGEIETRWSTAGQMPGDPDWAGGTTLTDQRQTVVEGSAQQTFAEIRSIGGANGYWGAGFLWHVRGWMDQAIGGPGLRRGRRHPTDLHYGEAVDFWRVTRLIPNERLTLRAEMKLPGEAELDFQLQPQEIDSTLLVMTARFRPRGLLGLAYWYAVYPLHGFVFPVMLRGIARNVQSAKSR
- a CDS encoding carbon storage regulator; its protein translation is MLVLSRKVGQEILIPELGVVIQVTSTGSSKVQLGVQAPRDVRILRGELAESDRQAEDFSCRKPRASTVSEYLRSSPSGESTTPKDAENGVARRVRETSVGYRIDGLDDQEWTTGLTAAPASVPA
- a CDS encoding sulfatase produces the protein MQHTTSILFCGLHLIAFAAAGPAAHAAESEPIKNVLMIVSDDLKASVLGCYGDPQCETPNIDRLAARGMLFRRAYCQGTWCLPSRKSFMYSKYQGASQKTLGGFLQDHGYYSARVGKIFHMRVPGDIIDGTNGEDVEACWTERFNSPGREAHTPGDYACLNQNIFTDAPENRQSTRMPHRMFVTVQYDGSGDDQPDAKSAAKSIELLREHADQPFFLAVGFVRPHYPMVAPRDYFNQYSLSSIETPHVPENDLDDIPAAGLRGTRNGNNTIGQYPENQKRMWQGYYATVTFMDRQVGRILDELDRLGLANSTAIVFTSDHGYHLGEHTLWQKKNFHEEVTRVPLIVSVPGLASGQTDAIVELVDIYPTVAELLGLAAPNDLDGVSLVSVLNDPTRSVRDSALSLDRIKSGWEFADRGDRWAYMRYVDGSEELYDMDSDPNQYRNLAKLPGYAAHLEASRRRMDEKIKRHELKR